TTAATTTACGAATATGCCCTTCAAACCAGCCACCTGTAATATCATCTTTTGGTTTTTGTACTTCTTCCTTAGGCTTTTGTACTTCTTCCTTTGGTACATTGTAGTTAATTTTAATCCAACTTGGGTCATAGAAAATCCATTCTCCATTACCTACTTTATACCAACCATTTTTAACGGCTAATACTTTGTAACGATCTCCGTTTGAAGCTTTACGTACAACACGATGTTCAATACCCGCATCACTACGTACATTGATGCCACTACCATTTACCACTAGTTCCATGCTAGGTTCAGCTGGATTATTTTCATTTGGATTAAATGAGTCATTTTTATCTTGTAAAGGCGTATCAATCTGCGCATTTATATTTGCATACCACTGAATTCCTTGTACGAAACCAGCCCAATTACCACGTGAAATTAAAATGTCAGGACATTTTTTCCCGCTCCATTGTTGATGCTTGTAAATATGATCTGCACCAATTCCTTCTTTGTTCATTAAATAACCTGCAAGTCGTTTTGCATTTTCTAACGCTTTATTGTAATCACCGTCTTGGTTAACCGCGATCTCAATACCGATAGACTCCCTGTTTCCTGATCCATCTCCATCTCCCGCATGCCAACCATTTTCGTTTGTTGGTAAGTGTTGATAAATTTGTTTATCGTCTACAGTAAAATGCCACGAAGCTGTTCGGAAAGTACCTTCCGTTGCTTGCTTGTATAAATATTTCGCATGATTTTCAGCATTAGCACCAGCGGCTGTATTTGCGGTCTCATGGATTGTAATGTAACGTGCTTTCATCGGATTCGCAGGACGAATATCAGGATTTCCTGCTGGAACAATCCACTCCACAAATGGAACTCCTGCAAGTGTTCCATATTTCTTCGTACTCTGTGCACTATATTGAATACCTCTTGGCTTTGCAACAGGTTTCATTTGACGATCAGATCCATCATTTCGACCATCTACAGATTCAAATGCCTTTTCAATGTTTGAAATAGCTTCCTTTTCTGCTACTTGTCCCTTCTTAGCATCTTGCATTTTGTTTAATTCTTCTGTTTCATCATGTTTATGCTTATATTCTTCTAAAAGCATTTTTTCATTTCCAGATACTTCTGCTTCGTTAATTTGTACATGATCAGGAACTTCCAACTTGAAATTAGAATAATTTAATCCGCTCGTTCCGTGTTCTCCTTGGGCAATATTAAGTTGATCAGTTTGAGAGTTGTTTATCTCTTCTGCTGATGCTGATAAAGGTACGCTCCCTAAAATCACTAGACTTGTTGATAGTGCGATTACTTGTTGTTTGATCGTCTTATTCATTATTATAATAGATACATACACACTCCCACCGTGTATGTATCTCAACCTCCCTTTATTGTTACATTAATTTTTAAAAATATGAATCTACTATGTACTTCCAATACATTTTCTTTTTTATTTATATATTTAAATTATCATATTTTATACCCATTAAGAAAATATTTATATGTCATCCCTACAGATGAATTTCATCTAACATACTTTTTACAAATTTCGTCAACAAACATTATTTTACAACTAATTACAAATACCGTCAAAATAATCAATTTAAACTTAGACAAATAACTGGCATACAATTTCATAATAAGAGATCCTATACTATCGAA
This genomic interval from Bacillus thuringiensis contains the following:
- a CDS encoding S-layer homology domain-containing protein translates to MNKTIKQQVIALSTSLVILGSVPLSASAEEINNSQTDQLNIAQGEHGTSGLNYSNFKLEVPDHVQINEAEVSGNEKMLLEEYKHKHDETEELNKMQDAKKGQVAEKEAISNIEKAFESVDGRNDGSDRQMKPVAKPRGIQYSAQSTKKYGTLAGVPFVEWIVPAGNPDIRPANPMKARYITIHETANTAAGANAENHAKYLYKQATEGTFRTASWHFTVDDKQIYQHLPTNENGWHAGDGDGSGNRESIGIEIAVNQDGDYNKALENAKRLAGYLMNKEGIGADHIYKHQQWSGKKCPDILISRGNWAGFVQGIQWYANINAQIDTPLQDKNDSFNPNENNPAEPSMELVVNGSGINVRSDAGIEHRVVRKASNGDRYKVLAVKNGWYKVGNGEWIFYDPSWIKINYNVPKEEVQKPKEEVQKPKDDITGGWFEGHIRKLNSLGIMQGEGNGVFAPYRNVTRAEFAKLISNALKLPEGNKSFVDINEAHPSLHDGIKRCASAGIINGRGEGIFDPNSPITREEVSIMIDKALRYKGITGELVALPFTDKHLITYKESVQRLYSLKVVNGIGNNEFDPRGTATRGQAAAFIVKMLDSMQK